The Faecalibaculum rodentium genome segment GCAGACAGAATCTTTCATCACTCCGGGGTGATTGTGGTCAGCCATGAACAGCGCACCGGTGCCTTCCAGGACCCGGGCCGCCATTTCCAGTGCCTGCGCCCGCTGCAGGCCATATTTTACGCCTGCATCCGAGAGAGCCTCGATGAACATCGCCGCAAATGCCGGGGAGCATCCGGCTATGGTCCCTGCGATGCCCATGTGCTCGCTGTCCACCGGTGCAATCAGCGCGATGGGCCCGAACAGCTCCGCCAGTTTTGCCTCCATATCTGCACTGAGAGTGGACCCGGTTTCCCACACCAGGATCCCCTGCCCCACGCGGATGGGTGTATTGGGCATCACACAGAGGCTTTCGCAGTCATCCGGCAGCAGCGGCCGGAGTTTCCTGTCGGTAAATCCCGCCGCAATGCAGACGACGGTTTTGTTCACCAGTGCACTGCGGATCTCCTGTGTCACGGTCTCCATCATATAGGGTTTGACAGCCAGGATCACCACATCTCCGGCTGCCGCAGCCTCCAGATTTGTCTGACAGGCATGAATGCCGAGCGTGGCGGCTTT includes the following:
- the proC gene encoding pyrroline-5-carboxylate reductase produces the protein MKLSFIGFGNMAGAMAQGLIEFDCLPAQNIYASAAHFDKLEKKAATLGIHACQTNLEAAAAGDVVILAVKPYMMETVTQEIRSALVNKTVVCIAAGFTDRKLRPLLPDDCESLCVMPNTPIRVGQGILVWETGSTLSADMEAKLAELFGPIALIAPVDSEHMGIAGTIAGCSPAFAAMFIEALSDAGVKYGLQRAQALEMAARVLEGTGALFMADHNHPGVMKDSVCSPGGTTIRGVSQLEKDGFRGDIIDAVDAVMNRQ